The segment GAACAGCATCGCGGACGCCTCGGCCCGGGGCGCATGCGTCTGTACCACGGCCTGTACCAGCTCTTCATGTTCACGATGCTGCTCGCGCTGCTGACCAACAACATGGGCCTGCTGTGGGTTGCAATGGAAGCCGCGACGCTCTCCACCGTGCTGCTGGTGTCGCTCTATCGCAACGCCGCAAGCCTCGAGGCCGCATGGAAGTACTTCATCCTGTGCGGCGTCGGCATCGCACAGGCACTGTTCGGCACCGTACTGCTCTATTTCGCTGCGGAACGCGTACTCGGGCACACCGGCACCGCCGCGCTGCTGTGGACGCAACTCGACGCCGTGAAAGGGCAACTGGAGCCCACCGTGCTCGCCATCGCCTTCGTGTTCCTGCTGGTCGGCTACGGCACGAAGGTCGGCCTGGTCCCACTGCACAACTGGCTTCCCGACGCTCATGCCGAAGGTCCCACCCCGGTCTCGGCCGTACTGTCGGGGCTGTTGCTGAACGTGGCGCTGTATGCGGTGATCCGCTGCAAGGTACTGGTGGAGGGTTCGATCCGCTCGACGCTGCCGGGCCGCATGCTGATGTTCTTCGGTATCGTCTCGGTACTGGTCGCTGCATTCATGCTGTGGCGACAGAAGGACATCAAGCGCCTGTTCGCGTACTCGTCGATCGAGCACATGGGAATCATCACGTTTGCGTTCGGCATGGGCGGTGCGGTCGCGAACTTCGCCGCACTGCTGCACATGACGGTCCATTCACTGACCAAGAGCGCGATCTTCTTCACGGTCGGGCATGCCGTACAGAAGACCGGCTCGCAACAGATGGCCGACATCCGCGGGCTGCTGGGACTGTCACCGGCGCTCGGCTGGGGGCTGATGCTTGCCACGCTCGCGATCCTCGGTATGCCGCCGTTCGGCGTGTTTGCCAGTGAATTCCTGATCCTGACCACAGCGATGCGCGAGCAGCCATGGGCCACGCCGCTGCTGCTGCTCGCACTCGGCGTAGCGTTCGCCGCGATATTCGGGCGCACGCAGCAAATGGTTCTCGGCGCGCACACGGGCAGACGCCTGCCGGTACCGCCCTCGCTGCTGCCGGTATTCGTGCACCTCGCGCTGGTGCTGATGCTCGGGTTGTGGATACCGCCGTTCCTGGCCGAGTGGTACCGCCTCGCGGCACGCATGATCGGATGACTGCGATGAAGGATTCCGTACCATTCGAATGCCACCGTGTCTCGCGCGCGCAGTGGTCGCAGCGCATCGCCGCATTGTATGTGAGCGGTGCACGCCTGCTCACGCTGTGGGCCACCGACCAGCGCGACCACGGCGGTGGCGATCTGCTGCGAAGCGCGTTCCTGCAGCCCGAAGGTATCGTGATCCTCGAACTGGAATTGCCGGACGGGGCAGCACCCTACCCGCGCATCGACGAGCTGTTCCCGGCGGCTGCGCGCCTGCAGCGCGCAGTGCACGATCTGTCGGGCCCCGTTCCCGACGGCGGCGACTGCCGGCCCTGGCTGCGCCACGGCGCGTGGTCCGATGGCGAGTCACCGCTGCGGCGCGACTTTTGCGGTGGCACGCCGGATCGGGCGCCATACCCGTTCGTGCGCGTACGCGGCGAAGGCGTGCACGAGATCGCGGTCGGTCCGGTACACGCGGGGACCATCGAACCCGGTCATTTCCGCTTTTCGCTGGTCGGCGAAAAGGTGTTGCGCCTCGAGCAGCGACTCGGCTATGCACACAAGGGCATCGAGCGCCGTTTCACGGAGCTCGATGCGGTCGATGCACGCCGCCTCGCCGCCCGCATCGCAGGCGATTCCACGACCGCATTCGCCTGGGCCTTCTGCATGGCAGAGGAAAGCATACGCGGGCTCTACGCTCCGCCACGTGCGCTCTTCCTGCGTGCCCTGCTGCTCGAGCGCGAGCGGATCGCAAATCATCTGGGAGACCTGGGCGCACTTGGCAACGATGCCGGCTTCGGCGTCGGACTCGCGCAGTTCATGCGCCTGAAAGAGGATCTGCTGCGCGCAAACGCCGGGGTTTTCGGCGCGCGCTACCCGATGGAGGCGCTGATCACCGGCGGCGTTGCCGTCGACATCACCCCGGCCGACGTCACGTTACTGCAGCAACAGGGGCACGTACTCACCGACGAGACACGTCGCCTGCGCGCGATCTACGACGAACATGCCGGCATGCAGGATCGCTTCATGGGCAGCGGCACCGTCAGCGAGGCGCTCGCGCGCCGGCTCGGCATGAGCGGTCCTGCAGCGCGCGCGAGCGGCATCGCGCGGGACCTGCGCACCGATCTGCCGCTGCCACCCTACGATTCGCTGGCGGTGCACTGCGCAAGCGCCGATAGCGGCGACGTCGCGGCTCGCGTGAAGGTGCGCTTCGACGAACTTGCCGAGTCGCTGCGCCTTTGCGACGAACTGCTCGACCGGCTGCCGT is part of the Pseudomonadales bacterium genome and harbors:
- a CDS encoding hydrogenase 4 subunit F, which gives rise to MEIVILLALPLGGALLLAFTGARRHAAEINVVLSLATLIAALLLTVRVIGNGVQICCSEQFFVDPFNVFLVTLTAFVNFTTALFSRRYMRVEQHRGRLGPGRMRLYHGLYQLFMFTMLLALLTNNMGLLWVAMEAATLSTVLLVSLYRNAASLEAAWKYFILCGVGIAQALFGTVLLYFAAERVLGHTGTAALLWTQLDAVKGQLEPTVLAIAFVFLLVGYGTKVGLVPLHNWLPDAHAEGPTPVSAVLSGLLLNVALYAVIRCKVLVEGSIRSTLPGRMLMFFGIVSVLVAAFMLWRQKDIKRLFAYSSIEHMGIITFAFGMGGAVANFAALLHMTVHSLTKSAIFFTVGHAVQKTGSQQMADIRGLLGLSPALGWGLMLATLAILGMPPFGVFASEFLILTTAMREQPWATPLLLLALGVAFAAIFGRTQQMVLGAHTGRRLPVPPSLLPVFVHLALVLMLGLWIPPFLAEWYRLAARMIG
- a CDS encoding NADH-quinone oxidoreductase subunit C; the encoded protein is MTAMKDSVPFECHRVSRAQWSQRIAALYVSGARLLTLWATDQRDHGGGDLLRSAFLQPEGIVILELELPDGAAPYPRIDELFPAAARLQRAVHDLSGPVPDGGDCRPWLRHGAWSDGESPLRRDFCGGTPDRAPYPFVRVRGEGVHEIAVGPVHAGTIEPGHFRFSLVGEKVLRLEQRLGYAHKGIERRFTELDAVDARRLAARIAGDSTTAFAWAFCMAEESIRGLYAPPRALFLRALLLERERIANHLGDLGALGNDAGFGVGLAQFMRLKEDLLRANAGVFGARYPMEALITGGVAVDITPADVTLLQQQGHVLTDETRRLRAIYDEHAGMQDRFMGSGTVSEALARRLGMSGPAARASGIARDLRTDLPLPPYDSLAVHCASADSGDVAARVKVRFDELAESLRLCDELLDRLPSGAVCTTPAAAMPAGFGVGLIEGWRGPVFIALETAADGSIRRCHPHDPSWHNWPALEHAIVGDIVADFPLINKSFNLCYSGVDL